In the genome of Paenibacillus sp. FSL R5-0766, one region contains:
- a CDS encoding MMPL family transporter: MSTLLYRVGKTAFSKPAYFIIGWVLILGIVISMISINGIHISSEMKIEGTESQKVLDQLAKELPAASGGQGSVVFKAPDNERLDTPERLAAMMKGVNEVYGLDKVLNPADYAAEAGNSGAQAEMAQNAQATDMAQSATTTPPPYGPLMVDGVPVPGMLISSDGSIALFQFQFTIEQSAITQDVFDSVIQSVMTVEQGTNITVLPGETLKTVSIGVGSAEIVGLVIAVIVLLITLGSVVAAGLPLITALLGVAIGVGGAFSISKFIEMPSVTSVLALMVGLAVGIDYALFIVNRQRRMIIDQGLSAKEATARAIGTSGSAVFFAGLTVIIALCGMLVIGLTFLSTMALVAAATVLINVFVALTLLPALLGLVGERICSAKAREKSAKQPKATSRGVADRWVKFVIKNRWATIIAIIVILGFAATPITKMEMGIPGASSANLDTTARQSYDAISEGFGEGFNGPLILVAEPNQSSAKVTPELLGGLVMELQGQNNVAQVTPLGMTEDLAIFSLIPKTGPNDNLTKTLVTDLRAADSSIAQTYDVKLGVTGLTAVNIDMSAKLAQVFPIYVGIIILLSLIILLLVFRSIIVPIKATIGFLLSILATFGITTAVFQWGWLHSLFGFDTGGPLLSFMPIIVTGILYGLAMDYQVFLVSSMRESYVHGHRGTESVVHGYNQVSRVVVAAAVIMVSVFAGFIFTDDVMIKQIGFTLAVGILIDAFIIRMGLVPAIMAIFGDKAWALPKWLDRILPNLDVEGEKLIASLNAEEHANTKSGSK, encoded by the coding sequence ATGTCTACATTATTATACAGAGTGGGGAAAACCGCTTTTAGCAAACCTGCCTATTTCATCATTGGCTGGGTTTTAATTCTGGGAATTGTCATCTCCATGATCAGCATCAATGGTATTCACATCAGTTCTGAAATGAAGATTGAAGGCACAGAGTCACAGAAGGTTCTGGATCAATTGGCAAAAGAACTGCCAGCCGCCTCCGGCGGTCAAGGAAGTGTTGTCTTCAAAGCACCAGACAACGAGCGTTTGGATACGCCTGAACGTTTGGCGGCCATGATGAAAGGTGTCAATGAAGTTTACGGATTAGACAAAGTCCTTAACCCTGCGGACTATGCAGCTGAAGCGGGTAATTCGGGTGCTCAGGCGGAAATGGCTCAGAATGCTCAGGCTACTGATATGGCGCAATCCGCAACAACCACGCCTCCTCCCTATGGACCTTTGATGGTGGATGGTGTTCCTGTACCTGGAATGCTGATCTCTTCGGACGGCAGCATTGCACTTTTCCAGTTCCAATTTACAATCGAGCAGTCTGCCATAACACAGGATGTATTTGATTCTGTTATTCAATCGGTTATGACGGTAGAGCAAGGAACCAACATTACAGTCTTGCCAGGCGAAACGCTCAAAACGGTATCGATTGGAGTCGGCTCGGCAGAGATTGTTGGACTGGTCATTGCTGTCATTGTATTGCTGATCACCCTTGGCTCCGTTGTTGCAGCAGGTCTACCTCTGATCACTGCACTCCTCGGTGTTGCCATTGGAGTTGGTGGTGCGTTCTCCATCTCCAAATTCATCGAAATGCCTAGTGTTACCTCCGTCCTGGCTCTCATGGTTGGATTGGCTGTTGGAATCGATTATGCTCTCTTCATTGTTAATCGCCAGCGTCGAATGATCATTGATCAAGGCTTGAGCGCAAAAGAAGCAACGGCCAGAGCCATTGGTACATCGGGCAGCGCAGTATTTTTTGCCGGATTAACCGTCATTATTGCACTGTGCGGTATGCTTGTCATCGGTCTCACATTCTTGTCTACGATGGCTTTGGTCGCAGCTGCCACCGTACTCATCAACGTATTTGTTGCTTTAACCCTGTTGCCAGCTTTACTCGGATTGGTAGGAGAACGCATCTGTTCCGCCAAAGCTCGTGAAAAAAGCGCGAAACAGCCTAAAGCCACTAGCCGCGGAGTTGCGGACAGATGGGTAAAATTCGTTATCAAAAATCGTTGGGCTACCATCATCGCCATCATCGTCATTCTTGGTTTTGCCGCGACGCCGATCACCAAAATGGAAATGGGTATCCCCGGCGCTTCCTCAGCGAATCTGGATACAACTGCAAGACAAAGTTATGATGCCATCTCCGAAGGCTTCGGAGAAGGATTCAACGGACCACTTATTCTGGTCGCAGAGCCTAATCAGTCTTCCGCAAAAGTTACACCAGAACTCTTGGGTGGTCTGGTGATGGAACTCCAAGGTCAGAATAACGTTGCACAAGTCACACCGCTTGGTATGACAGAAGATTTAGCTATTTTCAGTCTCATTCCAAAAACGGGTCCTAACGATAATCTCACGAAAACACTGGTCACTGATCTACGTGCGGCTGATTCCAGCATCGCACAGACCTATGATGTGAAACTCGGAGTTACTGGACTCACAGCTGTTAACATCGATATGTCAGCCAAACTGGCGCAGGTGTTCCCTATTTATGTAGGCATCATCATCCTGCTCTCGCTGATCATCCTGTTACTCGTATTCCGTTCGATTATCGTTCCAATTAAAGCCACCATCGGTTTCCTGCTTAGTATCCTGGCTACATTCGGGATCACCACTGCTGTATTCCAATGGGGCTGGCTGCATTCGCTCTTTGGTTTCGATACAGGCGGCCCGCTGCTGAGCTTTATGCCGATCATCGTGACAGGTATCCTGTATGGCCTGGCGATGGACTATCAAGTCTTCCTTGTGAGCTCCATGCGGGAATCCTACGTGCATGGTCATCGCGGGACCGAATCCGTCGTTCATGGGTACAATCAGGTAAGTCGCGTGGTTGTTGCCGCAGCAGTGATTATGGTCTCTGTATTTGCAGGATTTATATTCACTGACGATGTCATGATCAAGCAGATTGGTTTCACTTTGGCGGTAGGCATTCTGATTGATGCTTTTATCATCCGTATGGGCTTGGTCCCTGCCATCATGGCTATTTTCGGAGACAAAGCTTGGGCACTTCCAAAATGGCTGGATCGCATTCTGCCAAACCTGGATGTTGAAGGCGAGAAGCTGATTGCTTCCCTGAATGCTGAAGAGCATGCCAACACGAAGTCTGGATCAAAATAA
- a CDS encoding TetR/AcrR family transcriptional regulator has product MKKEATEKALAGAAFELTLEHGLDGFTVEDIVLQVGCSRRTFANYFTCKEEAVARGAISVQNTTELEELLTKMSDNASLLDVLYNLIKMQLTTELLGRLHQLVSLSQTYPVLEPHYLGAMHRMQTQAQDTLLDLSNGKYDEIYTYLLINALYGTILPLIDGRLKVLLPGQVITEDTKPDVLTFDQFLETTFNHLRAGFEHANHPHSS; this is encoded by the coding sequence TTGAAAAAAGAAGCGACTGAAAAAGCACTTGCTGGTGCTGCATTTGAACTGACTCTTGAACACGGACTCGATGGTTTTACGGTCGAAGATATCGTGCTTCAGGTGGGTTGTTCACGTAGAACATTTGCAAACTATTTCACATGTAAAGAAGAAGCCGTAGCAAGAGGCGCAATATCCGTTCAGAATACAACCGAACTCGAAGAGTTACTTACCAAAATGTCCGATAATGCCTCTTTGCTTGACGTACTGTATAACCTGATCAAGATGCAGCTTACAACAGAACTCTTAGGAAGGCTTCATCAACTAGTATCACTATCCCAGACTTATCCTGTGCTAGAACCGCATTACCTTGGAGCCATGCACCGGATGCAGACGCAGGCACAAGATACCTTATTAGACTTATCTAACGGAAAGTATGACGAGATCTATACTTATCTTTTGATCAACGCACTATATGGAACAATACTGCCATTAATTGATGGAAGACTCAAAGTGTTACTGCCCGGACAAGTCATTACTGAAGATACCAAGCCCGATGTTTTAACATTCGATCAATTTTTGGAAACCACGTTTAATCATTTACGGGCAGGATTTGAACATGCCAACCATCCACATTCATCATAG
- a CDS encoding TetR/AcrR family transcriptional regulator — protein sequence MSSRKQSLLETALALFLEHSYANTTIQMILDQSGVSKGTFYKFFSSKEDCLYSIIDQRMQEDVFIRKELEQNHYTSDYDLLVDQIAIPMSGPDKERVWELYWTGFYAGEINSAKLAKVHLNWLSTRLIQVYGKDISLYANEGAILCYGILHQIANTSRSLNTKKPVWSEVVPKVLTYIEVILRTMHQRNEHIFDVQSLYFLNADERNHDMGLDIDNVLIELDEFNKRVQKSSESVSLKQLSKGLLALLQDQGDLNIPVIEVVLQAFHKEYKSSAFQSEANRLTEACWWYLELVK from the coding sequence ATGAGTAGTCGTAAACAAAGTTTATTGGAAACAGCACTTGCACTATTTTTAGAGCATAGTTATGCAAATACAACAATTCAGATGATCCTGGATCAATCGGGTGTATCCAAAGGCACATTCTACAAATTTTTCAGTTCCAAAGAAGACTGTTTATATTCGATTATTGATCAGCGTATGCAAGAGGATGTTTTCATTCGTAAAGAGCTTGAACAAAATCACTATACATCGGATTATGACCTGCTCGTTGATCAGATTGCCATTCCCATGTCTGGACCTGACAAAGAGCGAGTGTGGGAATTGTATTGGACTGGTTTTTACGCCGGAGAGATCAACTCAGCGAAACTGGCTAAAGTGCATCTAAACTGGCTGTCTACACGCTTGATTCAGGTGTACGGAAAAGACATCAGCTTATATGCCAACGAAGGTGCAATATTGTGCTATGGCATACTGCATCAGATTGCCAACACCTCGAGAAGTCTAAATACGAAAAAACCGGTTTGGAGCGAAGTTGTTCCAAAAGTATTAACGTACATTGAAGTGATATTAAGAACAATGCATCAAAGAAATGAACATATTTTTGACGTTCAGTCTCTCTATTTCCTGAATGCCGATGAGCGTAACCATGATATGGGACTGGATATTGATAATGTATTGATCGAATTGGATGAGTTCAACAAGCGTGTTCAAAAATCCAGTGAATCTGTATCGTTGAAGCAACTTTCGAAAGGGCTCTTAGCGCTATTACAGGATCAAGGGGATTTAAATATTCCTGTAATCGAAGTGGTGCTGCAAGCGTTTCACAAAGAGTATAAATCCAGTGCGTTTCAATCTGAAGCCAATAGACTGACCGAAGCCTGTTGGTGGTACTTGGAACTGGTGAAGTAA
- a CDS encoding cytochrome P450, producing the protein MNNSNNQTSEKVEFNLFSEENSKDPFAMFAQMRAKGSVVPIPNPMGGAGQTWIVTRMGVAMEVLKDHSRFTVDMNSIDRGNDIRKNLSDELGSTEPQTFFTGKSMLFVDEPDHRRLRSLVSKAFTPRYMESLRPRVQEIADELIDQFEGKGEMDLVKDYAYPFPINVISEMLGIPQEDRPQIHVWSEAIAKGLGFGKQDPAVAQHLRSFAEYTSQLVANKRVEPSDDLISQLIAIEEEGDRLNEDELISMITLLIFAGHETTSNLIATGSYLLLTHPEQLEQLKQDLNLVPSAVEELLRYNGPATSSGPRYATRDTELDGQLIQKGDVVIPLLKSANRDEQQFTDPEELDIERKIKRHLAFGHGIHMCLGAPLARVEGDVAFTTLLRRLPDLQLRVPQEEIQWHSALSSQGLASLPVKF; encoded by the coding sequence ATGAATAATTCGAATAACCAGACATCGGAAAAAGTAGAATTTAATTTGTTTAGCGAAGAAAATAGTAAAGATCCATTTGCCATGTTTGCACAGATGCGTGCCAAAGGTTCTGTTGTCCCTATTCCTAACCCAATGGGTGGAGCAGGGCAAACCTGGATTGTAACTCGGATGGGCGTTGCCATGGAAGTGCTGAAAGATCACTCTCGATTTACGGTAGATATGAACTCTATTGATCGTGGCAATGATATTCGAAAGAATCTCTCAGACGAGCTTGGTTCAACGGAACCCCAGACCTTTTTTACCGGAAAGTCGATGCTCTTTGTTGATGAACCGGATCATCGTAGACTCCGTAGCCTGGTTTCCAAAGCGTTCACTCCAAGATATATGGAAAGCCTGCGTCCACGCGTCCAGGAAATTGCCGATGAGTTGATTGACCAATTCGAAGGAAAAGGAGAGATGGATCTTGTAAAAGATTATGCCTATCCTTTCCCAATCAACGTTATTTCCGAAATGTTGGGTATACCTCAGGAAGACCGACCTCAGATTCATGTATGGTCTGAAGCCATTGCAAAAGGTCTTGGTTTTGGTAAACAGGACCCTGCCGTAGCGCAGCACTTGCGATCATTTGCAGAGTACACCTCACAGCTTGTGGCGAACAAACGAGTAGAACCTTCTGATGACCTCATCAGTCAATTGATTGCGATTGAGGAGGAGGGTGATCGACTGAATGAAGATGAATTAATATCCATGATCACGTTATTGATATTTGCCGGACATGAGACTACTTCCAATCTGATTGCAACTGGTTCTTATCTTCTTCTGACCCATCCCGAACAACTGGAACAACTGAAACAAGATCTGAATCTGGTTCCTTCTGCGGTGGAGGAGTTGCTACGATATAACGGACCCGCCACTTCCTCAGGTCCTCGTTATGCAACACGTGACACGGAGTTGGATGGACAATTGATTCAAAAGGGAGATGTTGTGATTCCCCTTCTGAAATCAGCAAATCGGGACGAGCAGCAGTTCACTGACCCCGAAGAGTTGGATATCGAACGCAAAATAAAACGGCATTTGGCCTTTGGACACGGGATCCATATGTGTCTTGGCGCTCCACTTGCTCGGGTGGAAGGGGACGTGGCGTTTACTACGCTTTTGCGTCGGCTACCCGATCTACAGCTCCGTGTTCCTCAGGAAGAGATTCAGTGGCACTCTGCTTTGTCATCACAAGGATTGGCATCGTTGCCCGTAAAATTCTAA